The nucleotide sequence TTGTGTTCCATTGCCAGCTCATCTAGAAACCTTCTGCCTCTGATCTCACCCCATCGAAATGACACGTTTCCTGggcctcaacaacaacaatgagtgGGGCAGCAACTTAAGCGGGCTAAGACTGCTAAACAACAACGTCTTTATCCAACGatatttatgttattatatatGCACGTGTAATTTAACTGGTGCGTGCTACCTTTGTTAGatttttggtcgagctccttttCCAATTTGTGGCGGCCATCTTattgttgctccacaaatggaggagcctacagttttatgccgcccccgaacagcagatggtttttcaCAGAGACATAACAGTTATAAGTTCTATCGTAAATAATGTTTTTCCACAGCAGTTATTAGATGGGAAGTTGCCCATAAAAGTTATTTGCCaacgtttattttttacatGTACCGATAACTAATATGCAGaagttttcattattaaaatttatcaataatatgaAATGTAAACTTCACATAACTCCACATCGCAATAACTcgcaatatatataattggcgtttacaccctttattgggtgtttggccgagctcctccccttATTTGAGGGGATACAGATTTATGCtacctccgaacgacagatggttttaatgaggagctttttcattgctgaaatactctcggaggtttgccattgcctgccgaggagcgaccgctgttagaaaaaatgtaatatttcgtGCCCAGGGTTTCGAACCACTTCCGAAAGGCAGTCACGTAGTAACCCGTTCGGCTGCAGCGGCTCCATTAAATAATCTTTCCAAATTCAATAGTTTAATATTATTGACTGTTGTTCCTTAGTAAGGCCACAATTAACTATTCTTACAATCCCACTCAAAATGTTTTTGGCTTTAAAACTTTGGTAAAAAACTTTACATaccatttatataaaaaaatgtaattaaatacgTGCTAGtctaattttatcaaaatatcttttaaaaaaaggatcccgtcaatttgtatttaataatgGAGTTCTTACCGGGTGGCGACATGATGACGCTTCTAATGAAAAAGGATACGCTCTCAGAAGAATGTACACAGTTCTACATTAGCGAAACTGCCTTGGCCATAGACTCAATTCATAAATTAGGCTTCATACATAGGGATATAAAGCCTGATAACTTACTACTTGATGCACGTGGACATTTAAAggtgaattttatataaatatttatgtatttttcgaTTCAAATCTTTcgttttttcaatacttttttagCTTTCTGATTTTGGTTTATGCACGGGCTTAAAAAAGTCGCATCGTACAGACTTTTACCGGGATCTTTCACAAGCCAAACCATCCGATTTCATTGGAACTTGCGCTAGGTAATTAACTGACTATGATGCATATTGtttaatttgtaattaaaaaaataaactcttcCGTTTCTGCACTaatagtccaatggattcaaaaCGGCGTGCAGAGTCTTGGAAACGCAACCGCAGAGCTTTGGCCTATAGCACAGTTGGCACACCTGATTACATTGCCCCTGAAGTATTCTTACAGACTGGTTACGGCCCTGCGTGTGACTGGTGGTCATTAGGTGTAATAATGTACGAAATGCTTATGGGTTACCCACCATTCTGTTCAGACAATCCTCAAGATACATACCGCAAAGTGATGAATTGGCGAGAAACATTAATATTTCCGCCCGAAATACCAATATCAGAGGAAGCGAAAGatacaattgtgaaattttgctGCGAGGCCGATCGCCGTTTGGGTTCGCAGCGTGGTCTTGAGGACTTAAAATCAGTGTCATTCTTTAGAGGAGTGGATTGGGAACATATTCGCGAACGTCCTGCAGCCATCCCCGTCGATGTGCGATCAATTGATGATACGTCCAACTTTGACGAGTTCCCCGACGTTTCATTGGAAATACGTaggttttatttttgcatacgACATACAATATATAAGTTATTTCCTTTCTAAATTATCTACAcaatattatttcatatttcagcatCAGCACCTATACCTCAAGGCAGCGAAATAGCCAAGGATTGGGTATTCATTAACTACACATTTAAACGCTTTGAAGTGCGAAATTTGGAGTGAAGTCATTACTATCTGGGCACAGCTGCATAGGAATGCTTCATTAAACTTGATTCAATGATTTAAAATCGAACATTACtaatttaatattgtatttattgagttaaattagaaaaagtaacTTAACTTTAATGACTATTTATTGTTGTCTCATATCCAAACATTTGCAGATGTAAGTGTCGAGGACAGTTTGTAATGATTATTTGAAATCTAcctattaagttttgttaagaaatGCTCACTTACCAAATTTATCAGATGTGTGTTTCCAGATGAAGATTTTTaattagtatttttgttttcatttactaATAATTTATCTGAATCAAATAAACGACAGTATTTTGCAATTAGTTGCACAATATTATTTATCTTTTGCTGCACTGATTCAgaataatataattcaataGAACTCAAACTACAGATGTATGCTCTTTGCCTAAGTTGAAGCGATATATtgtgaatatataatataaagtgaATTTAGTGTTATAGTTCACAATGCTAGATGTAATAATGTATGTACTTCGCAATACTTAACGTAGAATAACAGTTTATTTGCGCTTCTGTGCTAGATGTTTCGTGTAAACACGTTAGGAATCACATTAACCCActctgaaaatttttaaattatttttggtaaCGCATAGAAATAAACgataaaaatatgataaaatagaTATTGCAATAAACGACGAATGTGGATTTACAAATAGAACACagatttgtgttttattttaatttacaaagtaaGGTTATAGTTTTTGGGAATTTATTTTTACGACCCGCATgatagaaaagaaataaaaactaatacaaCCTTTTCAACTGATAAATAATCTTGCCAAGAGCCAACCGTACTAAGCCATTTGGAATTGAAATATTCTTCATCTGATTAGCTTTCGACGAAACATATGGCAGAGAAATCGGagagtatacaaaaacaaaaaacaaaatagttggAAGCGCTTAGAAGAAAGCAAATTTCCAATACTATTTTCCACTTAAGGCGGTAAACTCAATCAACATAATTTCCAAATTTGCAATGCATCCATAGATACACTAAACTCGCGCGATATTCTCCTAGTATAATTTTCAGGCCTCAGGAACATCAAGGGTAATGAGAAAGCGGATGAACTTGCTAAGCTAGGATCCTCCTTAAGTTGAATCGAAAGCGGATCAGTAGAAGTACCCTTAAGCCGGAATAAAGCGGAGCTAGAGTCTCACTATTGCAACGTTGCAAGTAGACGATGGAAAGTTGGAAGTTCTGTGCCACGTCCAGGAGGGCATGACCTGACTATAACTTATCAAAATTCATTATCTTTGCAATTGTCCGGGCTTATCAAAAGTAAGATTACGAGCTTTCGACAAACCATTCCCCAACAACATTGAATAAGTTTCAGAATTGGAATTGAGGGCCCTTCTTTTCTTTGTAGCCACTACGAAGTGACTATCGGAAATAGCACTCTGGGAAATTCAACCAACAAAACAACAGAGGATTGTGGTATTAAAACAGCGCTGGAAAATAATTATGTAGATGTCTCCCAGTTCAGGAAACCTAGCCACTCAAATAACAtttctcaaataaatttttaacatttccgATTAGTACAT is from Anastrepha ludens isolate Willacy chromosome 4, idAnaLude1.1, whole genome shotgun sequence and encodes:
- the LOC128860804 gene encoding serine/threonine-protein kinase tricornered encodes the protein MSADGSSIRFSDHTLDKATKAKVTLENYYSNLVTQYGERKQRLAKLEAQLKDESLTESQRQEKRLQHAQKETEFLRLKRLRLGVEDFEALKVIGRGAFGEVRLVQKKDTGHVYAMKVLRKADMLEKEQVAHVRAERDVLVEADHQWVVKMYYSFQDPVNLYLIMEFLPGGDMMTLLMKKDTLSEECTQFYISETALAIDSIHKLGFIHRDIKPDNLLLDARGHLKLSDFGLCTGLKKSHRTDFYRDLSQAKPSDFIGTCASPMDSKRRAESWKRNRRALAYSTVGTPDYIAPEVFLQTGYGPACDWWSLGVIMYEMLMGYPPFCSDNPQDTYRKVMNWRETLIFPPEIPISEEAKDTIVKFCCEADRRLGSQRGLEDLKSVSFFRGVDWEHIRERPAAIPVDVRSIDDTSNFDEFPDVSLEIPSAPIPQGSEIAKDWVFINYTFKRFEVRNLE